In the Zingiber officinale cultivar Zhangliang chromosome 5A, Zo_v1.1, whole genome shotgun sequence genome, TGTCTTCAGTGAGAAATATTAGACAATAGGTGAAATTGGGATTCTAGAACAGAAATGCACATTGTAAAGCAGAATGCATCAACGAAGTCTATTTTAGCGTAATGTTATAAAGCAGTTTAACATAAAAGGTtgaaaaggaaaagggaaaggaaCTGCGAGCATACCCCACATGAATCACAGCCGACTCCTACATGAATATCATGCATGTCTTGAGTAAACCATGAATCCATGGTTTCAGACGGTATCTTTGCTTTCAGATTCTGTGTTTGAACAGCATCTACAATCCGTAAAGgtaaaaacataagaaatatatAGGAAAAGAATCATGGAAATATTTACGAATCCTCAAAGGCAACCTAATCCAATTGTAGACAAGATATTTAGGAAGAATAGTAGAGAGCAATAGGAAGAAAAAAAGACATCCAAAGATGAGAAAGAGAGTTTGAACTAAATTAagggaaaggaaaagaagagagcgaAGGGAAGGTAACAATTTGGCTTGCATAAGAAAGCTGTAGAAGAGGGAGAAGTAAGAGTGGGAAGAAATCAAAATTCTATCAACTTTCAACCATAGGAGTCTTACGCATTACAAAGGATGCATATGGAAATACAACTCACTAGTGAAGAGACTAATTACCTTACACTGATCACTGAAAAATTCTCTACAATGTAATAATATTTCAGGTGTAAGACAAAGTTACGTTTTAAATTTTTTGTtggattgtttaaaaaatcaGGAGAATGAAAACTTGTGCTTATGTTAGCCTCTGCTTTACATGATTAATTACCCTCAATATCAGGGTAATCAGAAGACAATTTCCCTCAGATTTAGCATGGATATAGATAGAAAAACTTACTTGCTGATGGAATAACAGCTAGAGATTGAGTTTTCTTAAGATGCACTTGTTCTCTTCTCACGGCATATTCTGTTGGGAATGCTTCTTCTAGGAAATGATGCAGATCGAAGCACACATTTGGAAACTCACCAGGATGAAGACTTTCACAAATTTGACATTGAAGAGGATCCCCACTTAAGCCATATAGGCAAGTCTCACAATATACTACAAGAACGATACAAAGATTATAGATAAATTATCATAGAAATGTTGTGCCTAATCCCTACTTAGTAACTCACCATGTCCACAATTAAGAACCATAGGTTTATATATCATTACTTCGCACAATGAACATAATACATCATCTACAGAAATGCTCCTTTTCATGGTCTTCTCAGGAGAAAGCTTTAGCAATTCAGTGTGTCTGCTATCATCGACATATTCACTAGAACCCACCCCGCcttcaaatagaaaaaaaaaatcaattatggAGTAAAGAAAGATCAATAGTAAGATAAGCTATAACCCTTACCAGAATTTAGTTTCTTCTCACATAACTGATCCACCAACTGGGGTGAATAGATGTCTGCACTTTTTTCTTCCTCTAAAATACAGGACAAGGTAAAGTAAACACTCAATTCACATAACGAGAAAAATCAAAGAATTTAGCTTAACATTTTCACAGACTAAGTTTAATTGTTTTAGGTGTTCACCAAACACTTCCATTTCCCTCCTCTTGTAGGCCTCAGGTTCAAGTTTTAACAGCAAGTAATGGAGCAACTGGCAAATATTTGGGAAATGATAGTAAGGCTGCCTGCAAATAGGGCAATATGATGCTCGGAACCCATGCATGGCTTTGTTCACACACCAAAAACAAGAAGTATGTCCACATGCTGCATTACAGAAAAATGAGTAATAGAATATTTGTACTTGTAATAGAGAATGGAAAAGGTGACGACTTACCAAGCACAACTGGTTTGTAGAGCAGATCCCTGCAATATCAGATATTGAAATTTGTAGCTGAGAAACTAAAAGAACTAAAATAGCACCTCaagaaaagtatttaagttcAACATGAATTAATAATCTGGTGAATCTCACACAGTAGGGAATAATAttctaaaagaattcatataTAATCATAAAGAAAATTGCTTTGTGCAGGTAAACTGATTCTAAAGGCTCTAAGGTAGTCAGTATATCGTGTTCAACAACATCCCAGTGTAAACGCGCATGTAAAAACAACTTATTATCATAAATGAATGAAATTTTCCACGAGAACATATGATGTGGTGTAATTCCCAGTTAAAGCATTTCAACGGAATCCTTGATTGTTTGATTTCTAGTAGCATAGAGGCCACCCAAAACCACTACGGTGGGTCTATTGAAGGATACCGCACAATAGATCACACCTCTATAATTTTTTTCCCCCTTTTCGTTGCTCTCCATCTCATCTTCTGCATCAGTCACAATCATGCACGAACTTGCATACGAGAAAACCTTCTGACATCATCAGATCATTCATAACGAAATTTCTCTCTACTGGTAAACCTTCTTCAGAAAAATCAACATTGCTTCCTTCAAGACGAAGCACTCTCGAGAGATAGCTAATCCGGAGGAACCCTTGAATTACGATGTGGCTTCTACGCGAAGGCAATACGTCAGATTCACTAAAAAAACTGAAGATACACGATCAAAGACAAAAAATCCAGTCGTTCGAACAGAAAACCCCCGAAACGAAAGAAGACGCGAAGAAGCGAACGAGAATGATCTGGCAAAAATGGAGAGGACAAAGATCACTCACAGGCAAACGCAGCACTCAAAGCGAGAGCCAGAACCGCTTTCCGAGGGATCGGCCACCGCCGGGGAAGAGGCGGTGTTGGGCACCTCGCCGTTGGCCATTGCTTCTAACGCGACGAGAGTCGTCGTCAGATGAAGGGAAGGCGTGCGCTGCGTCGGTTGCGTACGGATCGATCGTTATCTGAACCCGAGGAATCGTCGAAGGTGGCATCGCCGCAGCTTTATCTTAATTTTCCACAAATTTGTAAattgtaaatttaattttaaagtgatTTACGTTTTTTAGTCACAGGTGATGTTAAGCCTAACCGACCATTTCACGAATGTCGATTTTTAATCTTAACCGACCGTTATAGTTGCTGGTTCAACATCGTTGATTATGATTAAACGattttagattattattatttttttatttaaagaattaaaatttaaaaatatataaattttactattttattaaaaatctctcctctttactaactaattttgataaagcctaaaataaatttaggtcaatatctttttttctattcacactaaaaataatttcaaagtttattagtaattccacaagcgaaacaatcagtgatctagagttcaagactcagctgcgacatattattatgaatttatctcatcattaattttctctgattgttttatataaaataatataattctcTTTACTCCCACATCTTATAATTGACAAAAGTCGGCTGACATTCGAAAATTCAAACAATTCGAATtctcaaagacccaaataattcagattttcaaaagttaggtattttaccctaatgactctactttagtattttaatgctaaaatactttaattaatataatttcattataaagggtcaatatgatttcaatgtattatattacacacgcgccacacgtgtgcacgatcactagtATTTATAAAAGAAttgtatttatttaaattaatcataccgtttgtttatttttttattattattttttataattcagTATTTGGATTTTCAATTCAACTAATCGAAGAGATTAACTATATTGTGATCTCACATACAGGCCACTAAATAAATctaaaatgcataaataaatCCTAACATAACATCCAACGTTATTAGTAGTTCAAACTCCACAAGAAACATCCCACGTGAGATTTGAACCTTTATTATATAAGAATCATCCTTATATTTTATATCGCACCATGACTAATgaagtatttatatttttatccttGATATCTTATGAAATGATATTATTACTCACTTCTATTTTCTATTCTTAGATGCTACTTCCTTTAGTATCATAGTCTTATACCTCGTCATAGGAAAGTTAAATTCTTTATATTCATTTTAAAGCTcttattcaaaataaaaaatggcTTTTCTACCAAATTTAATATCTTttctacaaaaatataaaataatttttaacttcgAACTTGAGGATCATGTTTCATccattttcttaataaaaattatgctttcataacttttaaataaatattattattaatattttaagcaTAGTGAACTAATATTTTATGTAAAACATATAGTTTAAGTCTATGATCTAAAATAAATGCaactaaataaatataaaaatatgattttttttttctattttactttCATTGCTAATATACAAGGAAATAAAAATTCATTCGTGATATATTAATTTAAAACCAAAGTTATACTATAAAAAATCATCATAACTAAATGAGAAGTAAGATAATAAATATCAAAAAATTATTCAATTatatcattaaatatttttaaaatttcatagaTACAACATATATTTTATTAGTGTGAAAATAAATATGTATTAGTATTATTAGTATTTTATGtataaataaacataataattatctatattaaaataaattttataataattgatATGTTAAATTCTAATGTATTGgtacatgattttttaaaaatttattcaattaattttacaaaatttacctcattattttattatattagaaGTTTAGAACGCAACCATAATAAgtaatagaaattttaattggtttaatttgatttttttaaaaaaaaatatttattttgcagacataaatttaaaatatgacaTATGcagtaaatatgaaaaaataaaccattAATAATAGACTGACATATAGACTGAAGTTCATCAATACTCAACACTTATATAGTATTAGAACTACTATTatcaaataatattgaaaatattttataactTAATTGATATACTTATAacattaaacataataatttaaAGATGTTGGGAGTGGTGTGCCCTTTATCAAAGACTCGAACATATATTTTTGAATTGTCTAGGAGTTATTCATTCAATGACAAGTAAAATGAATTTATCAAGTTCTGTCTCAAAGCCTTTTATATAACCCTTCTCTAGTTGCTTAGAGCCTCCCTGGTTGCTTGGATAGGTGCTGATATGGCTGCAACGTTTATCTGTGAGATAACGTTAACAAAATTCTCCAATCAACTGGAAACCCTCCGCTCGCTTATCAAATGTGATCTTGACCTGACTCATTTGAATTGTTGATAGCATCATCTCCCAGTTGCCTAGAACCTGCTCCAGTCACCTTGATCGATGCAATTGTCTGGACCCTCTGAATTCCCTCGTTGAGAGTTCAGCCGCCTAGACTCCCTCTGATCACCTAAGACCATCAAACCTTGCTTCCTTGATGTGATTACACGTAATGAATAGGATAGAAAAAGTAAAGTtactccactacaacaaaaaccttcatagacatcggttttccaccggtgtctatttcattttcgaccgatgtctatgaagccgatgttaaaagtttgccattttagacatcgggttaaaaccggtgtagtatcacttaacgacaccggtcttcgaatcggttattaaccggtgtagtatcacttaacgacatcgtttcatcaacggtgtaaaaccgatgtaatattgtatgttaataacaccagttttggcagtggtaaatgaccgatgtaatattagttaataacaccagttttacagcggtggaaaaccgatgtaatatgtatattttttaacagcacaatttgatttccgaaacataccgacaataacaaaaaaaatacacaaatattcacaaattatacaaatattcttcattcaataatatccataaaatacacaaatattcacaaattatataaataatcttcttacaacaatatccataaaatactcaaacattctttttatatcaaaagctagctaatagatatcaaaatcaaggtagaacattcttttaacacatcaaagtagaaccacacttcaaatgtaatctagcatgcattcagcccactcgaaccgcacttcatcaatttcaactctggagtacttgagatttgtaaactgtaaaaacacataaatccaccatatgtcaaataactaaaacaaatgtgtacatgtatcaaataaaatagaatactgagtttttaaaggctgctgtggaagataacgaatataacatagaatctaaaactttcatatatgacacttagtatatgctgcttagaatataacatagataatttgctccttctaattcaagtgtacagattgataagaaccgacagcatcatacaacaacttactaggcatgataatggttgaacaaagaaatatgactacacaacaaatccagtgaaggaagcatagaagaacaaagctacctctaatgaagagatatactatttattgtactacctctgatgccatcttggtatcctaAATATCCTCCAGGCAGAGATAATCCTCCAGAACTGATGCTTCTTCCCATGTTACCACTACCAACAATGTTGCCTACAGAGCTCGTAAGTCTTGGCCCTACATTACCCAATACCGGAGAAACTCCCAAACCAGGAACAGAACTACGATTCCCAGAAGCTGAACTTGAGGAAATACCAGTTATTGACCCAGTGACTTCATTAATATTACTACTACTAAAAGCATGATTTCCAACAACATTAATACCCCCTCTATTTGTGACACCAGAGCCATGAGGCATCTGCatgaaaaaaaattcagaatCAATACTATAAAACACATTCAAAGGACCATATGATGCAGTGAAGTAATGTGGAAATAAACTCATGCCGGACCTGAGATAATGCAACCAAAAGATTGTTTGATGAGAACCATCCACTAGGAATGCTTCCTCCTGGTTGCTGAACACCACCTGATGGTACAACACCCATTGCAACCTCTCTGGATGCAAGTGAACCAGGCACATTTGGCAGGTTGAAGCTTCCATGAATATTATGCAATCCTTGAAGACCACCTATTTTTTTACAAACCGTAATCAAAATTCCACATACAAGCAAAATTTCACATGAATATGTTAATAAAGTTTATGTAGGAATGTCTAACCAGAAGGATGGAACCCAGGCACTGCCGCAGACTGGCCAGAAAATAATGTGGTATAGGGTCGGTCTGAGGAGTCTGCAAGATTAGATGTTGAACCATTAAGAGTTGGCTGTACCAAGAGACCCAGTAATTTTATCAGCAAAAGCAAGACTAGTAAAAGCACAGGGCATGGGCTAGGTGCTAACAAACTTGGTATGCTAACCAACAAGAAAGAAACAACCGCGTCAAGTTAGTATTTACATAAATTGTATTGAACATCTGCACCAAACAACAAAAATTACTCATCTCTAACAATTGAAACTCAGCTAAGAATAAGGGATTATATTATTAATACCAAGAGTAAAATTACATCAGATACAAATCCCATACATAAAATAACAGATAGGCAATTTGGGATGAATGTTGAAGTCTATAACTATTTATTCTACTTCTCTCCATCAAGCTAGAACATAATGGAGCATAGACATTGATGGTGCTTAGTTTGTCAAGTTGTACTCAATAAAGATTTGATTATCAATTTAGTAACCTTGTGATTTCTTAAACCATGCTCTAAAAATTTGTTTGACAGCATAGATAACTTTCTTAAATTGGAACATACCCTAGTGATTTCTCTATATACACCCTAGTACGATGTTTACGAAATCTATCTGGTAATCATGAATAATACCAAGGAGAATCCAgttatcatgaaaaatagttttaggtaaaataaattaattccaTCAACGAGAGAAAATATCCCAAATAATCCCAAATATATGGAAAGGAGAGAATTAGAAAAACCTGAACATCGAGCATACAGGTTATACAGTCCTATGTCAGGCGAATGAGACTAGAAAATGCAATTAATAAACTGAAAATCAGAAAAGCAAGAGTTACATTTAGAAGCCAAGACATTATAACTTTGCCACGTGCTCAAGAAAGACTCAATTCCAGATGCAGTGATCCTTCATTATGCCAGCCAATAAATAAAAACTCTCTGCACGTCCGATTGACAGTTCTGACTATACCCCGAGCTCAAAAAATAAAGCGCACTTTAGATATTAAGTTAGCAAATCATATGAAGTGGCTACACTGGTAGCAGCTAGAAGAATAAATGATGCTAGTCATACTATAAATACTGAAGACTTGTTTAAAGTACTActaaaaaatttcttagaaataAAGATTATAATGCAATGTTTTTATCTTCAAAGGAGAAACTGTAACCATAAGATGTAAGTGATTGGCTTCATAGCCCAATTACAGCCTAACCAAAAGTGattccttcttcctttttttttctcccaCGAAGAATAAATTAAGCGAGTCAAAAAGACAAGATTTTATCTGGAAACATTCCCAAAGTAAAGCAAGCATGCATTTGTATTAATTTAAGATGGCAATCTATGGCAAGCCCAAAGACAACTAACAAATAAAGGTTTTATCCTATACTCATGCATTATCACACTCCATGAGTCTAACCTCTGGCCTTTATACTCATGAAGCCAACATCACTAATGAACAAGATATCAAATATAAAAATGTCTTTAAAACTTCCAGCATACCAAGATAAAACCCTGACGAAGGGTAGTCAGCCCGTACGACCGACTTTCCAAACTGACGAAAGAAACAAGTTTGCATAATGTGATGTGACGATATTAATAAAGGAAACAAGTAAGATACATTCCTAGGCTCTATAAGATCATTTAGGCAAAGAGCATTTACACCTATCATCCATAAACTGGAGTTAGGTGCTACCTTTGATAAGGAGTCTTATGTTGCTAGAGATTCTCGTATGCTTTTCCTAGTGTATTAAAAGTTCatacaaaattttggatttaaggaACTTACCACCCAAATGACAAAGCTATTTCTGCTCCAAGAATTTGACGAGTGGAACTTCATAAAACTTGACTGCCTTCTCATTATCAATGCCTGCATCAACACTCTTATTAAATGTTTCATTTGCTTGACAGAGCACTAGAAGAAAGATACTTTCTTTGGAGAACAAAATGTCTTAAACTAGAGATGATTAATCACCTTTAATCGCTGATTTAGTTTCAGTGTTTCATATCTGGTCTCTTTGGTGCAGGAAGTAATACAGAGTGGAAAAGGTTTATACAATATAGCAAACAAGTTATCTAAGAACTTGCAAAATGGAAAACCTCAACCAACAAATATTGATCACTTGACCCAAAACTCTGATCATTGTAATATCCAACATAAAATAGCATTAAAAACACATTAACAGATAGATGATCAAGCAGCATAGATTCAGTGTTTCATATCTGGCCCCTTTGGTGAAGGAATTCAAATGTACGCATGGGGTACTGAACTAAAGATACTACAGAGTGGAAAAGGTTTATACAATCTAGCAAAAAAGTTGTCTACGAACTTGCAAATGGAAAACACCAAAAATATTGATCACTCGACAGAAAACTATGATAATCGTGATAACCAACATCAAAAAATCACATTTATTATATTCAACACCTTGTACTTGGCAACCTCCTCGCTAACTTCCTTAAGATCGCCCTTTGTGAATATCAATCCCACATTCCCCTGAATCAGTCAAGGATAATTACTAAATAGCTAAATGATCGATTCATGGAGGAACTAAAGATGAGGAAATGGGAAATGGCGAAGAGTGCGTACGACGAGAAGGGGGAGGAGGTTGAGGAAGTCCTTGTTGCCGGTCTTCTCGGTGTGGAAGCGGATGCAGCGGCGGATGAGGGTGTTCTTGCCCATGAGGATGACGGAGTCGCCACGGAGGCCCCTGCGGATGCTCTGGAGCTGGTTGGACCCGACATTGTCGGCGGCGGCGATTAGGACCTTCCCATACTCGTCCAGAAGCGAGCACAGCTTCTTGTCGTAGCGG is a window encoding:
- the LOC121981470 gene encoding E3 ubiquitin-protein ligase PRT1-like, with amino-acid sequence MANGEVPNTASSPAVADPSESGSGSRFECCVCLDLLYKPVVLACGHTSCFWCVNKAMHGFRASYCPICRQPYYHFPNICQLLHYLLLKLEPEAYKRREMEVFEEEKSADIYSPQLVDQLCEKKLNSGGVGSSEYVDDSRHTELLKLSPEKTMKRSISVDDVLCSLCEVMIYKPMVLNCGHVYCETCLYGLSGDPLQCQICESLHPGEFPNVCFDLHHFLEEAFPTEYAVRREQVHLKKTQSLAVIPSANAVQTQNLKAKIPSETMDSWFTQDMHDIHVGVGCDSCGLYPISGKRYRCKDCKETVGFDLCETCYNTTSKLPGRFNQEHTPEHKFELDQSRTLANIFLLQRTQANTTVEIPPEGFEADALSVADTEHDYRNHDDPGRDDFI
- the LOC121979926 gene encoding probable NOT transcription complex subunit VIP2, with product MVVKLSKAEKKVRYDKKLCSLLDEYGKVLIAAADNVGSNQLQSIRRGLRGDSVILMGKNTLIRRCIRFHTEKTGNKDFLNLLPLLVGNVGLIFTKGDLKEVSEEVAKYKPTLNGSTSNLADSSDRPYTTLFSGQSAAVPGFHPSGGLQGLHNIHGSFNLPNVPGSLASREVAMGVVPSGGVQQPGGSIPSGWFSSNNLLVALSQMPHGSGVTNRGGINVVGNHAFSSSNINEVTGSITGISSSSASGNRSSVPGLGVSPVLGNVGPRLTSSVGNIVGSGNMGRSISSGGLSLPGGYLGYQDGIRDKRCSHISTYPSNQGGSKQLEKGYIKGFETELDKFILLVIE